The following coding sequences are from one Leptolyngbya sp. NIES-3755 window:
- a CDS encoding diguanylate cyclase with Chase2 sensor (similar to AA sequence:cyanobase_aa:PCC7424_1758): MPFNLSSSIIRQRLLRRLWNSETKVIATGISAAVATIAVSFTGVFQVPEWAVLDLFFRVRPAESTDPRIVIITIDDTDISQIGAWPLPDRTLARILKKLRAEKPRAIGLDLYRDLPVEPGNAELQDVFRTTPNLIGVEKRFGSRQVPPPKTLAEKNQVAIVDRVEDADGRVRRDLISARSNQGKTYLSLGTRLSLMYLEAQGIQLEPVPERKGLYRLGRATFTAFHSNDGGYTRADDNGYQTLLNFRGDEEVFTTIPLRAFLDGSISAELVRDRIVLIGSTAESTNDFLLTPYDSSQTDQFSRTPGVFVHANAISQMLGAALDGRKLIQVLPEPIEILWAVAWSLSGILLSRRVLQGNWTEKSFFYGQAAIGITGLSVGAICTSYGLFLLGWWVPVFPAILGLAISTGVCLLFHEQDLHRLAFIDELTQVANRRYFEQQLIKLIQQRGEVSLLLCDVDFFKLYNDTYGHQAGDQCLIQVAQTLKRGVRRSDLVARYGGEEFAIILPETSIDIAERVANRILEQLRELNLPHESSKVSDRVTVSCGIASVVTERATFQLLDGTIHCLVERADKALYQSKLEGRDRCTVKKID, from the coding sequence ATGCCCTTTAATTTATCCAGTTCGATCATTCGTCAGCGATTGCTAAGGCGACTGTGGAACTCCGAAACGAAAGTAATCGCGACCGGAATTAGTGCTGCTGTGGCGACGATCGCGGTTAGTTTTACGGGAGTGTTCCAGGTTCCAGAGTGGGCAGTTCTCGATCTATTTTTTCGAGTCCGTCCTGCTGAATCGACTGATCCACGCATTGTTATTATTACCATTGATGATACTGATATCAGTCAGATTGGAGCATGGCCACTTCCCGATCGTACTTTAGCTCGGATTTTGAAGAAGCTACGAGCAGAAAAACCGAGAGCGATCGGACTGGATTTGTATCGAGATTTGCCTGTTGAACCCGGAAACGCTGAACTTCAGGACGTGTTTCGGACCACTCCGAATTTGATTGGGGTCGAGAAACGATTTGGGAGTCGTCAAGTTCCACCACCTAAGACGTTAGCTGAAAAGAATCAGGTTGCGATCGTCGATCGAGTTGAGGATGCGGACGGACGAGTGCGACGGGATTTAATCTCTGCTCGATCAAATCAGGGCAAAACGTATTTGAGCTTGGGAACGCGCTTATCGCTGATGTACCTTGAAGCTCAAGGAATTCAATTAGAACCCGTTCCAGAGCGCAAAGGACTCTATCGTTTAGGACGTGCAACCTTTACAGCATTTCATAGTAATGATGGCGGGTACACTCGTGCTGATGATAATGGGTATCAAACGCTGCTGAACTTTCGAGGAGATGAAGAAGTCTTCACAACGATTCCACTCCGGGCGTTCTTGGATGGCTCGATATCGGCGGAACTGGTTCGTGATCGTATTGTTCTAATCGGTTCAACCGCAGAAAGTACGAATGATTTTCTGCTAACTCCTTACGATAGTAGTCAAACGGATCAGTTCTCTAGAACACCGGGTGTGTTTGTTCATGCCAATGCAATTAGTCAGATGTTGGGAGCCGCGCTGGATGGACGTAAGTTAATTCAAGTGCTGCCGGAACCGATCGAGATTCTTTGGGCAGTGGCTTGGTCGTTAAGCGGGATTTTACTAAGTCGGCGGGTGCTGCAAGGCAATTGGACAGAGAAATCATTCTTTTATGGGCAAGCTGCGATCGGCATTACCGGGCTGAGTGTTGGAGCCATTTGTACGAGCTACGGATTGTTTCTGCTCGGTTGGTGGGTTCCTGTGTTTCCTGCGATTTTGGGTCTCGCGATTTCGACTGGAGTTTGCTTACTGTTTCATGAGCAAGATTTACATCGTTTAGCGTTCATTGATGAATTGACTCAGGTTGCAAACCGTAGATATTTTGAGCAACAGTTAATTAAGTTGATTCAGCAACGGGGCGAGGTTTCACTACTGCTCTGTGATGTGGATTTTTTTAAGCTGTACAATGATACGTATGGGCATCAAGCAGGAGACCAGTGTTTGATACAGGTAGCGCAGACTTTGAAGCGGGGTGTGCGGCGGTCGGATTTGGTGGCTCGGTACGGGGGTGAGGAATTCGCGATTATTTTGCCGGAAACCTCGATCGACATAGCAGAACGAGTTGCGAATCGGATTCTGGAACAATTGAGAGAGTTGAATCTGCCGCATGAAAGTTCTAAAGTGAGCGATCGGGTCACGGTAAGCTGCGGGATTGCAAGTGTCGTGACAGAGAGAGCGACGTTTCAGCTACTTGATGGAACGATTCATTGTTTGGTGGAGCGGGCGGACAAAGCTTTATATCAATCGAAATTAGAGGGACGCGATCGCTGCACTGTCAAAAAAATTGATTAA
- a CDS encoding hypothetical protein (Protein of unknown function DUF928;~similar to AA sequence:cyanobase_aa:Ava_4134), with amino-acid sequence MMKLNLVRRWVARSIAIAVISSSLVGSRSQALPSVRFEPPSGGAPAETKGGASRGDIACATSTSRDTPQIVLVTPANSNYGLTTLEHPTFLMYVPPSSAQAAFFSIKNAKGQIHYRQLLSVPSQGGILRLTLPKTIAPLAMNQSYEWGIVLMCGGRLRPDSPFASGWIQRIQLANRINANLKKQSTIEQAATYGASGIWYDMISTIADLKQQKPQDPAIRETWKQILDAAGLTKITSATLVN; translated from the coding sequence ATGATGAAACTGAATTTGGTACGGCGTTGGGTTGCTCGATCGATAGCGATCGCTGTGATTTCATCCAGCCTTGTCGGATCGCGGAGTCAGGCACTCCCCTCAGTCAGGTTTGAACCTCCATCGGGTGGCGCACCTGCTGAAACAAAAGGGGGAGCTTCTCGTGGGGATATTGCCTGTGCGACTTCAACGAGTCGTGATACGCCACAAATTGTTTTAGTTACGCCTGCGAACTCGAACTATGGATTAACCACATTAGAGCATCCAACGTTTTTAATGTATGTTCCGCCAAGTTCTGCTCAAGCTGCATTCTTTAGCATTAAGAACGCGAAAGGGCAGATTCACTATCGGCAGTTGCTCTCAGTCCCCTCACAGGGTGGAATTTTGCGGCTGACATTACCAAAAACGATCGCGCCTTTAGCGATGAATCAGTCTTATGAGTGGGGAATTGTCTTGATGTGTGGCGGTAGATTGCGCCCGGATAGTCCGTTCGCGAGTGGTTGGATTCAGCGAATTCAGCTTGCCAATCGCATTAATGCCAATTTGAAAAAACAATCCACGATCGAGCAAGCTGCAACGTATGGAGCCAGTGGAATTTGGTATGACATGATTTCGACGATCGCAGATTTGAAACAGCAAAAACCGCAAGATCCAGCAATCAGAGAGACTTGGAAACAGATTCTAGATGCCGCAGGATTGACGAAGATCACATCTGCAACGCTCGTGAACTAA
- a CDS encoding hypothetical protein (similar to AA sequence:cyanobase_aa:Ava_4132): MVNFNFSYAPGTTLQQMIGFEMAGRVWSSYLSDPVTINIHVGVSSSLPGNAIGGALPGIESAQNYRSVVRGLEDDVTSLDDQTALPNLQDKSDYEAWFDEFDRKKGNNKGEKVKTKSINITRANAKALDLVSAPNELDGVILFGGLQGSNFRWSYDFTRSSPTTANTLDFLSTAMHEIAHILGFVSGVDKPGWLNSLAVDKDGSEQYKKSLSQRVSYTTPLDLFRYSTTAGEGVNDLSYGSVGGEKFFSIDGGETAIAHFSTGSDRTLGGDGFQASHWKNGATRTGIMAPALSPEERSTISITDLRAFDVIGWDLRPGAYGLNLNLSALQSQAEVALAQRLRVSVSWLSQNTTAAEQLLVSDRANDIDRMIQRSQIYPWGTRSGGGTTPWRQVLDLLEQQVVYSNFETLDEEFQLFSETQSTVQMPVFVEFPAAIPPQFQPVQFSLDLSLMASKVSEIPQTASIAIADFRNWFDYLEKSIRRSPQSSRNTPKQNGQRSRKFTDSQEIVHWTDL; encoded by the coding sequence ATGGTTAACTTCAACTTCTCTTACGCTCCCGGCACAACCCTTCAGCAAATGATCGGGTTTGAAATGGCAGGTCGAGTTTGGTCTTCTTATCTCTCTGACCCTGTGACGATTAACATTCACGTTGGAGTTTCTAGCAGCTTACCTGGAAATGCGATCGGGGGTGCGTTGCCTGGAATTGAGTCAGCACAAAACTATCGATCAGTGGTTCGTGGCTTGGAAGATGATGTCACTTCTTTGGATGATCAGACTGCTCTGCCGAACTTACAAGACAAGTCAGATTATGAAGCCTGGTTCGATGAATTTGACCGTAAGAAGGGTAATAACAAGGGCGAAAAGGTCAAAACCAAATCGATTAATATCACTCGTGCGAATGCTAAAGCGTTAGATCTCGTCTCTGCACCGAATGAATTGGATGGTGTGATTTTGTTTGGTGGACTGCAAGGGTCGAACTTTCGCTGGAGTTATGACTTCACTCGCAGTAGTCCTACAACCGCCAACACGCTGGATTTTCTCAGCACTGCCATGCACGAAATTGCTCATATTTTGGGCTTTGTCAGTGGCGTAGATAAACCTGGCTGGTTGAATAGCTTGGCAGTCGATAAAGACGGGAGTGAACAGTACAAAAAAAGCTTAAGTCAGCGTGTCAGTTATACCACCCCGCTAGATCTGTTTCGGTACTCTACAACCGCAGGCGAGGGAGTGAATGACCTCTCTTATGGGTCTGTGGGTGGAGAGAAATTTTTCTCGATCGATGGTGGTGAAACTGCGATCGCTCACTTCTCGACGGGTTCCGATCGGACATTAGGTGGGGATGGTTTCCAAGCAAGTCACTGGAAAAATGGGGCAACTCGAACTGGGATTATGGCTCCTGCATTGAGTCCTGAAGAGCGTTCTACGATTTCGATCACGGATTTGAGAGCATTTGATGTGATCGGTTGGGATCTCAGACCTGGTGCTTATGGATTGAATCTGAACTTATCGGCATTGCAATCTCAGGCTGAAGTAGCTTTGGCACAACGGCTTAGGGTCAGTGTATCGTGGTTGTCTCAGAATACAACGGCTGCGGAACAGTTGTTAGTGAGCGATCGCGCAAATGATATCGATCGGATGATTCAGCGAAGCCAGATTTATCCTTGGGGAACGCGATCGGGCGGAGGCACGACTCCTTGGCGGCAAGTTCTGGACTTACTAGAACAGCAAGTTGTTTACAGCAATTTTGAAACGTTGGATGAAGAGTTTCAACTCTTTTCCGAAACGCAATCCACTGTGCAAATGCCAGTATTTGTTGAATTTCCTGCTGCAATTCCTCCTCAGTTTCAGCCTGTTCAGTTCTCGCTTGATCTGAGTTTGATGGCATCTAAAGTCAGTGAAATTCCTCAAACTGCTAGTATTGCGATCGCTGATTTTCGGAACTGGTTTGACTACTTAGAGAAAAGCATCCGTAGATCACCCCAGAGTTCACGAAACACTCCAAAGCAAAATGGACAGCGATCGCGCAAATTTACCGATTCTCAGGAAATTGTCCACTGGACAGATCTCTAG
- a CDS encoding filamentous hemagglutinin family outer membrane protein (similar to AA sequence:cyanobase_aa:PCC7424_1755) codes for MSCRDRFVLCKTLVFLDASDFMSVIGVVRSHVASRVILGMILSLSIPIAQAQVTPDNSVGTIVNITGNTADITGGTQQGTNLFHSFSEFSLTSSTVNTARFDNSTGIANIIMRVTGGSISRIDGWIQANGNANLIFLNPNGIIFGEQAALNIGGSFLASTADRLKFGDGTELDTRSTTPPLLTISQPIGLQYGATPAPIRVEGSGHFIFVEPDPFEIVRAFRPVGLGVGTEKTLALIGGRVELQGGNLTAEQGQIEIGAIANSTVSLTSTTSGWNFTYPTNATFQDVVFAQGSSADASGNSGGRVRVQARNVKILDGSSLLALTLGDGTGGLVQVTASESVTLRGEFVFNDFPLLPSSLLTEVNLGATGQGGDIAVKTGRFFATEGAKISSSTAGEGNGGQISIGANTIELQGDSPNFGSTTISAASTGGKTGGNGGLVKLTADTIRFVDSGAIISNTNGGGNAGSVEITARTLDFVSGSEFGASGIFVETFPGSTGRGGNVSIVAEQFQLTDGALLVSSTLGSGDAGALNLKVNRLSISEGAQIVTSTSGSGNADSITITAQTIGLQGADGQLPTGIFASVNPSGTGQGGRLTIDTQRLSVLNGAQIAVDTFGSGNARGLSITAREIELAGSASQGRSGIFAGAIADTGAGGNIFVNSDRLIIRDGATISASNFSSWGQIPSGQGAAGNIDIRANTIRLNNGSINASTVAGGRGNIELRSNILTLLNQSLISTNSQGTEPGGNIVLNTDFLVGFRNSDITANAVNARGGKVTVNAQSLFGIGERDRLTLESDITASSELGIEFNGVVQINTPDIDPTRGLVKLPESVSSAERIAASCEQSKDNAFVVTGRGGLPEDAAQSLRGGTVWEDLRTPTAGNIERPTIAQTSGIPEAQSWVVRSDGQVELVAAQPIQAQFVNCAVQR; via the coding sequence ATGTCTTGCAGAGATCGTTTTGTTCTTTGCAAGACATTAGTGTTTCTAGATGCAAGTGATTTTATGTCTGTGATTGGAGTTGTGCGATCGCACGTTGCAAGTCGAGTGATTCTGGGGATGATTCTTTCTCTATCAATCCCGATCGCACAAGCTCAAGTCACTCCTGATAATAGTGTCGGTACGATCGTTAATATTACGGGCAATACTGCGGATATTACAGGCGGAACACAACAAGGTACAAATCTTTTCCACAGTTTTAGTGAATTTTCACTCACTTCTTCAACAGTGAATACAGCGCGATTTGATAATAGTACGGGAATCGCAAATATCATTATGCGGGTTACAGGTGGATCGATTTCTCGGATTGATGGATGGATTCAAGCGAATGGAAACGCAAATCTGATCTTTCTCAATCCAAATGGAATTATTTTTGGTGAGCAAGCCGCTTTGAATATTGGTGGCTCGTTCCTTGCGAGTACTGCCGATCGACTAAAGTTTGGAGATGGAACCGAACTTGATACCCGATCAACAACACCACCCTTGCTAACGATTAGCCAACCGATTGGATTGCAGTATGGCGCAACTCCAGCCCCAATTCGAGTAGAAGGATCGGGGCATTTTATTTTTGTCGAGCCTGATCCATTCGAGATTGTGAGAGCATTTCGTCCAGTTGGATTGGGCGTGGGAACTGAGAAAACACTGGCGCTGATTGGTGGGCGTGTGGAATTACAGGGCGGGAATCTTACAGCCGAACAGGGACAGATTGAAATTGGTGCGATCGCGAATTCGACCGTGAGTTTAACTTCAACAACTTCAGGTTGGAACTTCACTTATCCAACGAATGCCACCTTTCAAGATGTGGTGTTTGCTCAAGGATCGTCTGCGGATGCGAGTGGAAATAGCGGCGGACGGGTGCGAGTTCAGGCGCGAAACGTGAAAATTTTGGATGGTTCTTCTTTACTAGCGTTGACCTTGGGAGACGGAACAGGGGGACTCGTTCAAGTGACTGCTTCGGAGTCGGTTACGCTTCGGGGTGAATTTGTGTTTAATGATTTTCCGCTGTTGCCGAGTAGTTTGCTAACCGAAGTAAATTTGGGAGCGACAGGACAGGGAGGAGATATTGCTGTAAAAACGGGGCGATTTTTTGCAACAGAAGGCGCAAAGATTTCGAGTAGTACCGCAGGAGAAGGGAATGGTGGGCAAATCTCGATCGGGGCAAATACGATCGAGCTTCAAGGCGATTCTCCAAACTTTGGTTCGACCACGATTTCTGCGGCTTCAACAGGGGGCAAAACAGGCGGAAATGGAGGACTTGTAAAGCTGACTGCTGATACGATTCGATTTGTAGACAGTGGAGCAATTATCTCGAATACAAATGGTGGAGGAAATGCGGGGAGTGTTGAGATTACCGCAAGAACACTCGACTTTGTCAGTGGATCTGAGTTTGGAGCGAGCGGAATCTTCGTCGAAACCTTTCCGGGCAGTACGGGACGAGGAGGAAATGTCTCGATCGTAGCAGAGCAATTTCAACTAACAGACGGCGCTTTATTGGTATCTAGTACGCTTGGAAGCGGTGATGCTGGTGCACTCAATTTGAAGGTGAATCGACTCTCGATCTCAGAGGGAGCACAAATTGTCACATCAACTTCTGGATCAGGAAACGCTGACAGCATCACGATCACAGCACAAACGATCGGGTTACAAGGAGCAGATGGACAGCTCCCTACGGGAATTTTTGCATCCGTGAATCCAAGTGGTACTGGACAAGGAGGACGATTAACGATCGACACTCAACGGCTCAGTGTTCTGAACGGGGCGCAGATTGCAGTTGATACCTTTGGAAGCGGCAATGCTAGAGGATTGAGTATTACTGCACGAGAAATTGAGCTTGCAGGATCAGCCTCTCAAGGTCGGAGTGGAATTTTTGCAGGTGCGATCGCCGATACGGGTGCAGGTGGAAATATTTTCGTAAACAGCGATCGCTTAATAATCCGGGATGGAGCGACGATTAGCGCGAGTAATTTTTCCAGTTGGGGTCAGATTCCTTCTGGACAAGGGGCGGCTGGAAACATTGACATTCGGGCTAATACGATTCGGTTGAACAATGGCAGTATTAATGCTTCGACGGTCGCGGGCGGTAGAGGCAACATTGAACTGCGATCGAACATTCTCACTCTATTGAATCAAAGCTTAATTTCCACGAATTCACAAGGAACGGAACCGGGTGGAAACATTGTTCTGAACACTGATTTTCTAGTGGGATTCCGTAACAGTGACATCACTGCCAATGCCGTCAATGCTAGAGGTGGAAAAGTGACAGTCAATGCTCAGAGTCTTTTTGGAATTGGGGAACGCGATCGTTTAACTCTTGAGAGTGACATTACTGCAAGCTCTGAACTCGGAATTGAATTTAATGGTGTCGTGCAAATTAATACGCCTGATATTGATCCGACTCGTGGCTTAGTGAAGTTGCCTGAAAGTGTGAGTAGTGCAGAGCGAATTGCGGCAAGCTGTGAACAATCCAAGGACAATGCGTTTGTTGTCACAGGTCGGGGAGGATTGCCTGAAGATGCGGCTCAATCTCTGAGAGGTGGAACCGTTTGGGAAGACTTGAGAACTCCGACAGCAGGAAATATTGAACGACCTACGATCGCTCAAACTTCAGGAATTCCAGAAGCGCAGAGTTGGGTTGTTCGCTCAGATGGTCAAGTTGAACTGGTCGCAGCGCAACCGATCCAAGCTCAGTTTGTAAATTGTGCAGTGCAACGCTAA